Part of the candidate division KSB1 bacterium genome, AAAGACGGCGAATTTCTGTTTAGCGCAAAATCTCTCCAAATCGGTGAGAACAATTTTTACCGGATGTTTATGCTGAAAAAAAACGCCGAAGTCAAAGGCTCAATGATTGAGGATGCCCAGGTGCAGATAGGCAGCCAATTCTCGGCAGGTCAATCTGAAGTCAGCATGGATTTCAATAGTGAAGGCGCGCGGATTTTTGCAAAAGTTACCGGCGCCAATATTGGCAAGCGGCTGGCCATTGTTCTGGATGGAAAGATTGTTTCAATTCCCAATATTGAGAGCAAAATCCCCAATGGCCGGGCTCGAATTACCGGGATGGCCAATATCGAGGAGGCGAATGATTTAGCGATCGTCCTGCGCGCAGGAGCTTTACCTGCCCCAATTGAAGTCATCGAAGAGCGCACCGTTGGCCCATCGCTTGGTCAAGACTCGATTACGAGCGGCACCACTTCTGCGCTTGTTGGTTTTACTATCGTTATCATTTTCATGGCGATTTATTACCGTCTGTCCGGTTTAGTCGCAGATTTCGCATTGTTAATGAACCTGACTGTTATTATGGCGGTCTTGGCTGGTTTTCATGCCACCTTAACTTTACCCGGAGTTGCAGGCATTATTTTAACTATTGGTATAGCCGTGGATGCAAACGTGCTGATTTTTGAAAGAATCCGTGAAGAGCTCAGGAGCGGCAAAACCATCCGCGCGGCCATTGACAATGGTTATGCACGTGCGTTTAAAACAATTATAGATGCGAATCTTACAACCCTGCTAACCGCTTTGGTTTTATATCAATTCGGAACCGGGCCAATTCGAGGATTTGCTTTAACTTTGTCCATCGGAATTTTAGTCAGTATGTTCACAGCGATTGTGGTTACGCGAGTTATATTTGATTATTTTACAAACAAGTTTAGTCTGTCAAAACTCAGTATTTAACTCTCAGGAGATAGCATGCAGTTTTTGGTAAATTCGAATTTTAATTTTATCGGCAAAAGAAAAATAGCCCGGATTTTTTCCATTGCATTAATATTGATAGGAGTGGGCTCATTAATTATTCAAGGCGGACCTAAGCTCGGTATTGATTTCACCGGCGGAACTTCTTTAAGGCTGCGATTTGAAAAAGGCGTTCCAATTGGAGATGTGAGATCGGCGATTGCCAGCCTTGGCATAGGCAACGCCGAAATAAAAAACTTCGGAGATTCTGCGGATATCCTCATCCGGGTTCAGGAGCAGGAAACTTCCGGAGCAGGGATAACCGATGCAATTAAGGCCGAGTTATCCAAAGTCTTCCCGGACAATCCATACGTCGAGCGCTCAAAAGACAGCGTTGGGCCCAAAATCGGTGCAGAGCTAAGAACCAAAACCATTACATCGATTCTTATTGCCTTAGTGGGCATGCTAATTTACATCACCTGGCGTTTTGAGTTTAAATTTGCAGTGGGAGCGATTGTTGCACTATTCCATGATGTGATCATAACCCTTGGTGTTTTTTCAATTTTGCAGTTGGAAATATCACTACCGATTATTGCGGCTTTCTTAACCATCGTTGGATATTCGCTTAATGACACTATTGTAGTTTTTGATAGAATTCGAGAGAATTTGAAAGTATTGAGAAGAGAAACTTATGAAT contains:
- the secF gene encoding protein translocase subunit SecF → MQFLVNSNFNFIGKRKIARIFSIALILIGVGSLIIQGGPKLGIDFTGGTSLRLRFEKGVPIGDVRSAIASLGIGNAEIKNFGDSADILIRVQEQETSGAGITDAIKAELSKVFPDNPYVERSKDSVGPKIGAELRTKTITSILIALVGMLIYITWRFEFKFAVGAIVALFHDVIITLGVFSILQLEISLPIIAAFLTIVGYSLNDTIVVFDRIRENLKVLRRETYESIVNTSLNQSLTRTIITSLTTLIVVLILYFFGGSVIHNFAFALIIGVIIGTYSSIFVASPIVIDWELRSQEKKSKALGKLGRPIPKRA